The following are from one region of the Prochlorococcus marinus str. SB genome:
- a CDS encoding chorismate-binding protein, whose product MKNDLNLTDFLKDVFSSFDKKVENSGLVSICVEIPCIDLFQVYELLINKYPFSSFWEESDGISYIAFEKCKYVTLDGPKRFEVAKEFNSENFKNLINLTNESHNSALSKIIYLFSFSENLNNKNLPSDIPSLEAILPKILITKSGKNCWLRINGHVEGKSSLRTLIEEIWTIRNQVINSGSELIKSSGLKTSSDSPFIDDFSRSLETSKTNMKKVVNRGIQLVDKDILEKIVLANRIKIKLKNKLDLIEILKRFKKNQPNTCRYVWKRNSKDILFGASPEKLFSFSKPNLTLEALAGTISTNSNFKKLLKSTKDLKEHNYVIQHLIKSLEVSKITNFKKSDIKVNSFGDISHLQTLIFSKVENICPFELLKNLHPSPAVCGYPKNAALDWINTLESFPRGNYASPMGWVDSSGNASFLLAIRGARCIEENIEFTAGSGIVSGSVLEKEIDEIKLKFESIVKQIFCAKNPR is encoded by the coding sequence ATGAAAAATGATTTAAACTTAACAGATTTTTTAAAAGATGTATTTTCCTCTTTCGATAAGAAAGTTGAAAATTCTGGATTAGTAAGTATTTGTGTTGAGATTCCTTGTATTGATTTATTCCAAGTTTATGAATTGTTAATAAATAAATATCCGTTTTCTTCATTTTGGGAGGAATCTGATGGAATTTCATATATAGCTTTCGAGAAGTGTAAATATGTTACTCTGGATGGCCCAAAAAGATTTGAGGTAGCAAAAGAGTTTAATTCTGAGAATTTTAAAAATTTAATTAACTTAACTAATGAATCGCATAATTCTGCACTTTCAAAAATAATTTATTTATTTTCTTTCTCTGAAAATTTGAATAATAAGAATTTACCTTCAGATATCCCTAGTTTGGAAGCCATTTTGCCAAAAATATTAATTACTAAAAGTGGCAAGAATTGCTGGTTAAGAATCAATGGTCATGTTGAAGGTAAATCATCATTGAGAACATTAATTGAAGAAATATGGACAATTAGAAATCAAGTTATTAATTCTGGCTCAGAATTAATAAAATCATCTGGCTTAAAAACTAGTTCTGATTCCCCTTTTATTGATGATTTCTCACGCTCCTTAGAAACTTCTAAAACAAACATGAAAAAAGTAGTAAATAGAGGAATTCAATTAGTAGATAAAGATATCCTAGAAAAGATAGTTTTAGCGAATAGGATTAAAATAAAACTTAAAAATAAATTAGATTTAATAGAAATTTTAAAAAGATTTAAAAAGAATCAACCAAATACATGTAGATACGTTTGGAAAAGGAATAGTAAGGATATTTTGTTTGGAGCATCTCCAGAAAAATTATTTTCTTTCTCTAAACCTAATTTAACTTTAGAGGCTCTTGCTGGAACTATCTCTACTAATTCAAATTTTAAGAAACTCCTAAAAAGTACTAAAGACTTAAAGGAACATAATTATGTAATACAACATTTGATTAAATCTTTAGAAGTTTCAAAAATAACAAACTTTAAAAAAAGTGATATCAAGGTAAATTCATTTGGAGATATTTCTCATTTGCAAACACTCATTTTCTCTAAAGTTGAAAATATTTGTCCTTTTGAATTGCTTAAAAACTTACATCCATCTCCAGCTGTTTGTGGATACCCAAAAAATGCAGCATTGGATTGGATAAACACTCTTGAGTCTTTTCCTAGAGGAAATTATGCTTCTCCAATGGGTTGGGTTGATTCATCAGGCAATGCTTCATTTCTTTTGGCAATAAGAGGCGCTAGATGTATTGAAGAAAATATTGAATTTACTGCAGGTTCAGGTATAGTTTCTGGCTCCGTTTTAGAGAAAGAAATAGATGAGATTAAATTAAAATTTGAATCTATAGTAAAACAGATATTTTGCGCTAAAAACCCTAGATAA
- the menA gene encoding 2-carboxy-1,4-naphthoquinone phytyltransferase, whose amino-acid sequence MDEDKKKLWKKAIKWPLYSVAILPVLITGAYLLNQYEEVKIYNLISFTLAAILILLWENLTNDLYDAETGIDEFKFHSIVNLVKNKKIISFIAYTSLVIGLLIILIISVSTSINIFILVAACCFLGYLYQGPPFRLGYQGLGEPLCWLAFGPFAYSAVLIALNPSNIYFEDIPWKVSLLLGSGPSLATTLVLFCSHFHQISEDKKHGKNSPLVRLGAKKGSQFVPWIIFTIYIFQLFTIVYGFIPVFCILYLLSFPQAIRLINLLKSSYAKPSAIKNCKFVAIKFQTLNGIGLITGLIFNYLLNK is encoded by the coding sequence ATGGACGAAGATAAAAAAAAATTATGGAAAAAAGCAATAAAATGGCCTCTTTATTCTGTTGCTATACTTCCAGTTTTAATAACAGGGGCTTACTTGCTCAATCAATATGAAGAGGTAAAAATTTATAATTTGATTTCATTTACTTTAGCTGCAATTTTGATATTACTTTGGGAAAATCTAACTAATGATTTATACGACGCAGAAACAGGAATCGATGAATTTAAATTCCATTCAATTGTAAATCTTGTAAAAAATAAAAAAATAATTTCATTTATTGCATATACATCTTTAGTTATTGGTTTATTAATAATTTTAATTATTTCAGTATCAACAAGTATAAACATTTTTATTTTGGTGGCAGCTTGCTGCTTCTTGGGATATTTATATCAAGGTCCTCCTTTTAGATTGGGCTATCAAGGTTTAGGAGAACCATTATGCTGGCTTGCATTTGGACCTTTTGCGTACTCTGCAGTCTTAATTGCGTTAAATCCGTCTAATATTTACTTCGAAGATATTCCATGGAAAGTTTCTTTATTACTTGGTTCAGGACCTTCCTTGGCAACAACTCTTGTATTATTTTGCTCTCATTTTCATCAAATTTCTGAAGATAAAAAGCATGGGAAAAATTCACCTTTAGTTCGCTTAGGAGCAAAAAAAGGTTCTCAATTTGTGCCTTGGATAATTTTTACAATATATATTTTTCAACTTTTCACAATAGTTTATGGATTTATTCCAGTGTTTTGCATCCTTTATTTGCTTAGTTTCCCTCAAGCAATAAGACTTATAAATTTATTAAAATCTTCGTATGCAAAACCTTCTGCAATAAAAAATTGCAAATTCGTCGCAATAAAATTTCAAACTCTTAATGGAATTGGTTTAATCACAGGATTAATATTTAATTACTTGCTAAATAAATGA